One Thiocapsa sp. genomic window, CGGCTCATCTACGCCGTTGAGGATGATGTGCTGGTCGTGCTGGTACTCTCGGTCGGCAAGCGAGAGGAGATGGCGGCCTACCTGCAAGCCATTGATCGGCTTCTGACCAAGAACAGAACTGATCGCTCCTCGTCGTGTCGGCTCCCCTCGTTCCCCTGCGCCACCTCGGCAGGCATCGCTCAGGCACGAGAAGCAGAGCTTCACGGACCGGGTTCCCGAGCAGAGCTTGGGAACCAGTACAAACTATCCCCGTATCCCGCCGTATCAGCAAACAAACTTGACTCGACGGGCGCGCCCGGCCAAGCTTGACAAACCGAATCCAGTCCGAAAATGGTCCGTTTCGATGCGTGAATCCATCCTCAGCCTGAGTGACTTCAAGGCCGACGCGAGCCGGCTGCTCGATCAGATCCGCGACGAGCCGACCCGGATCGTCCTGACCCAAAACGGCCGCGCACGAGCGGTCGTCGAAGACTACGCAGCGTATCAGCGTCGTGAGCAAGCGCTTGTGATGCTCAGGCTCATGGCGCAAGGGGAGGCAGATGCACGCGCGGGAAGGCTGACCGATCAAGAGAACGTTTTCGCGACGCTGCGCGAGCGATTGCAGGGCACGTCGTCGTCCGATGCATGAGCGTCGAGTCCGCTGGACCGAGGCCGCCCGTGTTGACCTGGAGCTCATTGTCGATTTCATCGCCGAGGATTCCGTTGAAAACGCCGTCGGGGTGCTCGACCGCCTAGAGGAGCGGGCCCGGGCGCTTCGCCTTGCCGCCGAGCGTGGTCGCGGCGTGCCGGAGCTGCAAGTCGTGGATGTCCTCCAGTACCGCGAACTCATCGAGCGGCCCTGGCGGATCATCTATCGGATCGAGCCGGACCAGGTCGTCGTGCTGGCGGTGCTCGACGGCCGACGCGACCTGGGCTCGCTACTTTTGGAGCGGCTGGTCCGTGACTAGCAAACGCTCCGAGCTAACTCGCTCCCACGCTCCGCGTGGGAGTGTAGCCCCGACGCTCCGCGTCGGACCTCGCAGGCAGGGCAACCGGACCCGATCGAGACGCCCACGCACCCATCGGGCATCGAACGCGGAGCGTCCACAAGACACTCCCACGCAGAGCGTGGGAGCGAGTCAGGCTTCGGGGGTGTCCCAGTCGATGAGCTTGACCGGTGAGGAGACCGAGGATGGCTGTCGTGTCTCAGGCGGCTTGCTCGGTCTTCTCCGTCAGGTGCAGATCGACATGGATCTCGTTGAACGGGCAGCAGACACCACCACTGGTCGTGCGCTCCAAGAGTCCCAGGTTCACCAGCGCGTCCACATCCTCGGACACCCGCTTGACGTCGCGACCGGCGCGCCGAGCGGTCTCGCGCAAGCCGAGCTCGCCGGCCCCGATGAGCAACTGCAACAATGCCCACCGACGCTCCGTCAGTTGGCTGAAAAAGGCCGCCGGGCTCTCGAAATTGAGCGTTTCGCCTCGGTAGCCGGACGCACTGAAGGCGCCTGCCCGGGCGCGTAGCAGATCCTTCCAGTGCGGGGACATTGTGATCGTCAGTCTGCGTTGCGGCATCGTTGGACCTCCTCGATGAAGTCTTCGATCAGTTGCTCGGGGCCGCTGAACCGGTATGGGTGTTCCTTGCCGCCGATGCGGCAGTGGTCACCTTTGCCACGCTCGTTGTCGAAACCAACCAGCCGTCGTCCATTGCGCACATAGACCAGACGGTTTTTGTAACAATGTCCGGACGGTGGTACTGGCTCCGGGAGTCGCCAGACCACCAGCTCAATGATGTCATCCTCCAGGGTGACGTCCTTGAGGCGTGTGATCAGTTCAGCAGACATGCCGGAGAATGCGCCTATCAGGTCGAGCGTTGTCAATCATGCCAACGCTGGCTGGCTCGGGGTGGATGCGCAGCTGTTGCAAGCTACAGGGATCTATGCACTCGGTATGCTCTGGCCGGGGCTTTGTCTTTCCTGCCCGGCGGGCTCGGCGGGGCGTCGGCGCCGACATCACTTCAGTCGCCCATGGGTAGGGGCGACTTCAGTCGCCCGGAAACCAAGCCGCAGGAGCGAGGGGCGACTAAAGTCGCCCCTACCCCCGACCCGCCCCGGCACCCTGGATGGTGCACCATCTCCCCATCCAACCACATCGCGTTCTCGGGACCGTGCGCGATGACCGTGGTACGTCCCCGGTTTCTCCGGTTTCTCCCGATGACCGTGCTACGTCCCCGGTTTCTCCCGGGCTGAAGCACGCACATACCAAATGTTCCGTGTGTCCCCGAACCGTGACTAACTGGATCGGATCTGCGCCAACAGGTCAATGGAGACTCGGTAGCCGACATCCGACATCTGCCGAATGCACCCTTCCGCGCTCGGGATCAGCCCTCTGCGTTCCGCCATATCGAGCAGCCGTACCGATCCGACGATGTTCAGCCCCTTGCGTAAGGCATAGCGCCTCGCCAATCGGTCATCCATGATCAACAATGAATTCTCGGGGTCCTCCAGAGCCAGTCGGATCGAATCGCTTTCACCGATCCCTAAGCTGGGGGTCAGGGGAACTGATTCCGTTCCATGCGCCTCGACGACCAGCCAGCCCTCCCGGAGAGCGGCTGCGATCCGTTGCGCGTCCACTCCCTCGGTCACCAAGCACTCGTTCCGTACCGAACCGGTGATCTGGATTTGCGAAAACAACGCCCGCAGGACGACAAGCCCGTCGATGCCGGCAAAGGCGATCAGTGGCCCCGCGTCGGCGATTACGACGCGAGCCATCGATCCAGGTCAGCGGCATCGTGCTCGGTGGTTTCGTCGCAGCGGACGACGTCGATACCCAGATCTCCCAGATACTGGAGAAACGCCTGCAGAACCATACCGCTCAGCCGGACCGCCCCGCCCAGAGAGAGTGTCCCGTCTTGGAACAGCGTCGCGGCCAAGGCCGGTCTCACCGACTGTTCCCCCTCGGCAATCGTCTTGTCGAGGTGCACGATCAGCGCGTTCGGCTCATCGCCTTTGAGTACCAGCACGGGCGACTCTTCCGCCTGGCGCAGCGCGAGGGATGGATTCTTCTTCAGGTTTCTGACATTCGTGGCGTGCATATTTCACCTACGGGGACCGCCTGTTCAGACTCTTACTGTAGTCTACGCCGTGTAGTCCACGATGTCGCCGAGGCGTCGCGATGCTGCGCCATCTTGACGCAGTGCCGACTCGCCTCGAACCTGCCTGGACGGCTAAGGGGCGATTTCGGATTCCAGTCCGCTGTTTCCCGGGGACGCTGTCGGGGCGAATTCATTTAGCGCCCCGATACGCCGGTCCATCCTTTCCCGGACATCACCCCCGCCGAAAAAACTGCGGCAGCTTGGACAGATTCTTCCACGCCAGCGCCCCCAGCCCGCCGACCCGGTTCGCCCGCAGCGCCCGATAATCCTCCCGAGACTTCTGCAGGATCTTCCCCGGGGAGCGGTTGCTCACCCCGCCCACGCGCATGCACACCAGCACCTCCGGCACATACGCCACCCGT contains:
- a CDS encoding UPF0175 family protein; this translates as MHATNVRNLKKNPSLALRQAEESPVLVLKGDEPNALIVHLDKTIAEGEQSVRPALAATLFQDGTLSLGGAVRLSGMVLQAFLQYLGDLGIDVVRCDETTEHDAADLDRWLAS
- a CDS encoding type II toxin-antitoxin system Phd/YefM family antitoxin — encoded protein: MRESILSLSDFKADASRLLDQIRDEPTRIVLTQNGRARAVVEDYAAYQRREQALVMLRLMAQGEADARAGRLTDQENVFATLRERLQGTSSSDA
- a CDS encoding type II toxin-antitoxin system RelE/ParE family toxin is translated as MTYRLQFLPEALEEWQTLDGSVKTLLRKALKKRLEQPRVPGSELHAELRDCYKIKLRKIGYRLIYAVEDDVLVVLVLSVGKREEMAAYLQAIDRLLTKNRTDRSSSCRLPSFPCATSAGIAQAREAELHGPGSRAELGNQYKLSPYPAVSANKLDSTGAPGQA
- a CDS encoding transcriptional regulator, whose translation is MPQRRLTITMSPHWKDLLRARAGAFSASGYRGETLNFESPAAFFSQLTERRWALLQLLIGAGELGLRETARRAGRDVKRVSEDVDALVNLGLLERTTSGGVCCPFNEIHVDLHLTEKTEQAA
- a CDS encoding type II toxin-antitoxin system RelE/ParE family toxin, giving the protein MHERRVRWTEAARVDLELIVDFIAEDSVENAVGVLDRLEERARALRLAAERGRGVPELQVVDVLQYRELIERPWRIIYRIEPDQVVVLAVLDGRRDLGSLLLERLVRD
- a CDS encoding DUF6516 family protein — translated: MTTLDLIGAFSGMSAELITRLKDVTLEDDIIELVVWRLPEPVPPSGHCYKNRLVYVRNGRRLVGFDNERGKGDHCRIGGKEHPYRFSGPEQLIEDFIEEVQRCRNAD
- a CDS encoding DUF3368 domain-containing protein — translated: MARVVIADAGPLIAFAGIDGLVVLRALFSQIQITGSVRNECLVTEGVDAQRIAAALREGWLVVEAHGTESVPLTPSLGIGESDSIRLALEDPENSLLIMDDRLARRYALRKGLNIVGSVRLLDMAERRGLIPSAEGCIRQMSDVGYRVSIDLLAQIRSS